ggttttaagttttttagcaCAAGCAGCATGCTGCTCATAATGTGATTTAGAGGCAAAATTTACATCTGCCCTTTCTATGATTTTTTCAGCAGCATTTTGTCTCATCGGATTTGAAACTAAAGGCTTGTGAACTTCTAAATTACCTTGTGATGTTGCTGTACTAGCGACAAGTCCTCTGCTAAAGTTAACAATTGTACCAGACATAACATTTTGTATGTAAGTCGCGTCCGTATTTTTAACACTGTTAGCAACTGTCCTAGAAAAGTTCAATTCTTTAGCAGCATTCAAACTTTTATGTGCAAGAGGCTTTGGTACAAACACGGTGCTGTTATCCGAACACAGTAATGCAGAACCTCTTATTAATGGAGGTGAGGTAATTTTTGGCGAAGGAGGTAAAGGCGAAACTGATTCCGGTAAGGGTGTTGTAGGTAAAGGGGATATTATAGGTGTAAGCATTGATCTTCTCGGCGAAGGGGGTATCGGTGACAGTGGTGGCGAAGGTGGTTTAAACATACTTGGACTAAGCGATCTGCTGCGATCAATACGCTGTGCTGGAACCGAAGAAGTACTACTACCGCTAAACAATGAATGTCTTCGCAAGACTGATCTTGTTGTTCTAGTCACACTTGCAGGATTTGTTTTTGCACAAGTGAAAGTTACTTTTGGACAATTGTGACTTGCAATGGTGGTGAAAATGCTAAGCGAAGTCGCTACAGGGATCCGATCAACAACACTATTTTTGTGACTATCCTCAGATGTAATTGGAGATAAGTAAATATCACCAGTTGCTTTATCTCGGTTTATGTTGTTGCCATGCACTTCTTTTTTGTCACTTGTATTTGTTGCTAAATCAAAGGAGGCTACCTCCGAATCATTGGCATGCTCTTCGAAAAGAGAGGGCTTACTTGCAGGTTTATTGTCAGAAATGCTTTCTAATAATATAGGCATTGCAATAGacacaaaatgttttcttttggtGATTATTGTTCTacgtttgtttgtatactttttcacACGAGTGGTAAGTGGCTTTTTCTTGATCACAATAATCTCATCAGATAAATTGCTTTTTACTGAACCACTATCATTCTTCTTCGGATCAGTATTTTTCTCTGATGCAGTATCATCCGGAAAAAtagtttcttttttctgttctgTATTTTCTTTATCGTCATTCGTATGCACTGTAATATTTTTATCAACAACCCGACTTTCTTTTTCATTCACATCAACTGGTAAAGGCGATGGTGTCAACTTCATTTTGGTTTTAGGGGGGTTAAGTTCACTTGCTGAAGCTTTTCTTTTCCGTAGTGATATTATTGATGGAAGAGATTTGTTGTGTGTAACAACATCATGGTGTTTCGATTCCGTATCGTTTGATACACTGGGTGGTTTATTCGCAACATTGTTAGTAAAAGAGCAAATTGTTTCACTTTCATCAATGTCTTGATCTTTAATGCTACAAGACAGGTCCATTGTTATTTCAGAATTAAGATCAAATGTTTTACTAACATCTCGACAATTTGTAATTATTGAATTTCCTTTCCCTGTCTTCGATTTTGATAACGATTCCTCCTTAAAtgtgtttctatgtatttttttgtcttcGTGCTTTACAACATTTTGCATTGCTGAAGGTGGTTCTGGTTCAATATCACTACTGGtttttttagccttaaaattttgACTCGATGTGTCCTGACTTAGGAAAGTTATAGAttcatttttactgttaaatTCTTTCTCAAAATTTTTTATGCACAAATTAGATATACTTCGAGTAACTGGCCTAAAAGCAGAATCTGAATTAGTGCCTGAAAATGACAGTGACCTTGAATGGTGGGGTTGCATTTTTTTCTTGCCAACCAACTCCGTACAATTATAAATTGCAGACTGTTGTTTTGGCGAAGATAAATTATATCCCACACTGGAAACAATAAAGTCTGTCTTGGTGGAATTAAGACTTTTGTTTATAACTTCAGACTCGTTAAAAGTACATTTTTCATTATCTTGTTTTTCCAAATTCTCTTTCGCTTTTGCTTCCGTGTTGTTCATTGTCCCTTCATATTCTGTGTTGTTTAATGTTTCTTCATATACTGCATTGTTTAATGTCTCTTGAGATTCTGTGTTGTTCAATGTTTCTTTATATTGTGTGTTGTTAGTAAGAGAATTATTTAAACTAATTGTAGTTTCCATAAGTGTACCCAGTACAttcttaaaactgttttcagatAAGTGTTCTATTTTATCACTGTTTCTGGGAACATTTTCATCAATTGAGTTTGTGTTTTCCATAGGAATTTCAGCTAAAGGTGTGAAATCCTCATCATTATCTGATTGACTGATATCACCAAACAGTGTAGCCTCGTCATTCATTGCAATGTCACTGTCCTCTATATCAACATCAACATCTGGTATCTTTTCTGCTTCTTCGACTAAAGGAGAATTGCGATTAAATTCAcccttgttattattattactatttggTACTCGTAGAGGTGATGGAGGCATTGGGGATAGTGGCGGTGATAGATATGTTGGTAGGCGAAGTCTTGTTGAAGATGTCATTGTAGAACGTAATATCTGATTCAACCGATATTTTAAATCGTCATCTACatgtaaagaaaaattatttagctTTCAAAACAGGTATAATTAACGTACATACACCCATGGACACAACATTTATAAAAATAGCTATTTTAAGCTATTTTAAGCTATTCCTTACAATGGTTAAACAGCATCACCTGGTCAGTCTTCAGTGGCCTGTAGGCTGCAAATGTTTAACTTAGTAATAAACAACCTCGGAAATGTGTTACCTACACTCCCTATAATGTTCAAAATATGGAAGCATCTACACCACAGCCAGGATAGGTGTGAGAAATATGAAAAATGGGGAGTGTTGAAATTGGCAAAGATTAGAACTGCTTAAGATTTGGGACCTATTTAGATCCACTGTGAACATAGACAGGTTTAGAGTGCATGTTTAGTTGTTAGATAGAAATAGCATTCTTAACTGCTTATTGTTACAATCTTAAAAATTCTACACTCCTTTCCAGGTGATAAGAATTTAGGttacaacaaagttaaaaaattaagagctcCAACTGGAGGAAAGTATGCATAATCAcaaagttttcagaaattttccaTGTGCTTTTTAATATGCAATACTTTGGAGTCAGTTTTGGAGCCCCAGTTCGTCCAGCCTGCACTTAATAATAtgttaaatcaaaaaaaaaacttggaaaATAAAACTTACCACTTTCGCTTTCACTTTCGCAGCTTGAATCACTGGATGCTGACGAAGATGAAGGACTTTTTGATTCCTTCTTAAatcttattaaaagaaaaaaaaatgcaaaaaataataatgtgcAAATATGTTTTAATGAATTCTTCATCAGAATAATGACAGAGTAATTTCTGGTATAAATAATTTAAGTTTAATAATTAAAATGGCATCCAATGTCTTCAAATTATCTTCGTGAAATTTGACCcggtttaataaaaaaatgcaaggTACATACACCATGTTCTTTAGAAGTGTTTTCCTTCCCTGTGCTTGATTATCTATTGCCGTGTTATGGTGATAGTGAGGTGGAGACGGTGAAGGAGATAATACCCCACTGGGAGACTTTCTGCTTGCCTtacctaaaaatatttaaagtgaaTTCTTTGGTAAATTCTGATTCCACATTGCAGGCATAAGGAAAACAGAAATTAGCAAAGAATAAAGTTAGAGAATCACAtcaatcaaaaattttattctccAAATATTCTAGCTAAACTTGAGATGTTGAATGCTAGTCATAAATTTCTCATTATATattagtataaaaaaaattctaagaaTGCAATGTCAAAATGTGTTGTTTCCAGGTTTTAATGGCGGCTTTAAACAAGATATATTTTAAGTATTGAAGAAAACAATCAATAACTccacaaacaaaaataataaaaaaaataaagattataTTTTCATACCAGATGTCAAAAGAATCTACATCAAAATCTCATCAGATCTATTTTCTACTACCAAACTATACGTTTGTTAGATATAAAAGATAACAATGCTAAAAATCATACCAGGCCTGGGTTTCTGCATCGATGTTCTGTTCTTtgtctgaataaaaaaagagatAAATATACACATAATGAAGATATTTTGAGAAACTTTTGGATAAGACAGgttggcaaaaaaaaattgcatgggTGCCATGGTTTCTTGAAATTCCAAAGactaatatttaaaataagtcTTAAATGTAGAACACATCATGCTTGAGTAAGTTcactctgaaaaataaaaaggacgttTTAAATTAGGTGTCAGCTTTTGACCAGTAATCAAGATGCTGCAGTCTGATCTGTGATCATAGTGTGTTATCATAGTAAATCCAACGATAACATCTTTTAGTCGTAACACAATTATAAAGATGAAAAATAACTAACAAGGAGGTTAGCAAGAAATTACCTGCAGTTTATGAATTTCTTTTGTTAACTTTTCCTTCTCCTTCTCAAACTGTTTGCGTGCTGCAATTAAATTCTTCACTTGTactaaagataaaaataaaatctttttaccGTATTATTGCTATTAGTGTTACTGCTCGATGAAGCAAGCGAGACAAAGATAATCTAACCTCgactttgttttaatttttcatttaactTGTCCACTAATTTTGCTTGATTTAATACTCTAAATAGAAATGCAAacagaataaaagaatgaataagaTACTGTAAAtacaataaatacaataaatgcCACCTTCAGCTTCTGAAAAGTTTTTtactatataaaaaaaatgcatgcATTGCAAAATAATTTGTGAACTCTAAGTAAGCATCCATCTTGAAATGTAAATAGAGGTAAGTAGGAGACCAtaactttttgcaaaatttatttatgcaAATTTGGACCCTGGTAGCAAAATTAGATTCTACAAAATTGCAACATAAAGAGCAAAGCGCCAAAGTGGGTAAGTTACAAAATGAAGTTatgtgcattttttaaaaaaaatatatattgaaatGCTAAATAATTCTTGTAGACGAAGAGTAAAACGCTAATCTTTAAAGAAGGTAATATTCAAATGATATCATGTTGCGATATACTTCactttattttcttataaaaaaatctagCTAGTAAATATTTCTTCTCTTAAGGTAGTATAGCAATGTCAACAAAAAGGTAAACctactttttcttttctttttcatgtTGTTTTATAAATTCTTGCTTTTCCTTTCTCAAGGCCTCTTGTTTCATCTTGGATGAGAATATCAGTTCTTTAGCCTCATCAGCGTCAGtcttaacattaaaaaatatatcacatttaaaacAATTCTTGTTATTAAAAAGGGTTTCATACAAACTGTCCTGAGTTTATTTAGcaagataaaaagatatattttgttttttttagttttcgccttaaagggatcccgaggtacttttacaagttggacttaccTGAAAGACTTATATAAGAAATTCCCAATGACatattcactttttgttaaaagttcatgtaaccccagatatcgttttttaaatatttgtttttgttgccgCCTTTATGGCTGCTTCGATCTTTTTGTTCGATAAAAATTTCAGACTAGCTCCAGTTCTTTTTAGTGGCACGTGACCCTATTACATAGTATTTCAGTAGCGCTCacaaattaatgactttcacTCTCTATTACTAATGACTTATAGCCAAACACAATTAATATACTGtcgcaacaaagttaaaaaaattcgaAACTTTTTATGGGCTTATAGTCACACCTTGATATTTCGTTACTTTTATTTGCCTTCCAAAATATATCCTTTTAAAATAACAACCATATACACAAATGTGTGACATGTTAAATGATCAGTAACTTTCACAACCAGCGTCTCAAATAAAAgtcctttaaaataaaaatcatgcacaactTGGGTCTCAAACAAAtatcctttgaaataaaaatcatgcatattttatttttcgtttgaTTGCTCAGCTATGTGAGAACATATGcagaataattttaattttattttaaaaaaataattgttcgtAGAGAGGTTTCGTTTCACTTTGTCGCGCGAAGCTATATGTTCTGGATATTCAGTCGATAATAATTAAAGCCCTACTAAAAGAATACGTAACAGGGTCACATGCCAAAACAAAAGACCAGAgctagaatgaaaatttttaacaaagaagaaggTTGAAGATAACCAAAATGGTGATCGAgcgacaagaaaaataaatatttaaaaagctatatctggatttacatgaagttttaacaaaaagtgaatatATCATTTAGCATTACTCATGCAAATCTTTAAGatgagtccaacttgtaaaagtaccttgggATCCCTTTAAGGTAGTATGTAAGATAACTAGTTTAACTTACACACTACTGTGTGAACTAATTCGAATCAAAAACTAGGATTTCTCaaatattctttaaattaaattaaaaataaataaaaagtttatacTTGGATAGAGGCCAAGTGCTTCTCTATTTCTCCTTTTTCCACTTGTGCAACAGATTTCTCATATTCAAGTCTTTGTATTGTCTACAAAAAAGGCTGACAGTATAAATAACAATCCACAATTTCTACAAAGAAAACAAGGATGTGGAAGAATTTGAAGAAAAAGAATAGCATTAGTGAGTTTTGTATGCTTGACAGAACTGGTCAAAAATCAtgatacttttttctttttggatTATTTATAAGTTTTCGTATTGCatgtaacattttttgtaaaaaccatGCCAATTGCCAGCAATGTTAAAGCGTTGACATATAAATATAGTTTTCGAtgttgtaaatttaaaaaaacaattctacTGATTATTTTACACTCAGTGTAAAATGGTTCTGCATTGATTTAGCACTAGTCTAACAAACAGTACAAACAAATTCATTTTAACAgtgctttaaaataaaaaaagcttttctaccCCTAAGCACCTATGACCAAAGTGGTGTGTTTTTAGGCTGTTGGTGCTTCAAGTTGTCaataaactaatttaaaaaaatgttctgcCCAGATATAATCTGGATTTCTCACTGGTGACATACCTTTTTCAATGGTTCATTTGCTTGCACAGTCTTCTCAAGTTGAATACGCAGTGATCCATTTTccctgaataaaaataaaaagtaatataGCTGCAGGCAAGCTCTACATAAAACTGTCTACCCCAGTCTTACATGCACTCACACTGTTCAGAGGTCCTAAAAACCTTAAGCTCCTTTCAAAACTTCCTTTTTTGTTCCAACTTTTTGATGTTTTCTATCTTAGCCAGTTgctgtattatttttattagaaccAGAATTCAAAAAGGGTGTTAACAGAAGCATATAGGAAACAGATTAGCATATGTTACACGTACAGCAAGTAACACCTGACAAATTATTATGGAAATTGTAtttatatgttaaaaaatgtttctcaATAAAATGTGTTCCATATTGTTTTCTAAGTAACCCATTTTCTAAGGTTCTACCCTTAAACCGGGCCAAACATTAAAGCTTAACAAGTTACTTTCAGATAAAAGAgtttggaaatgtgttaaaaACCTTGCATAGCTCCTAAGAATTTTGACTTCAAAGTTCTACTAAGCAACCTTCACATCACATTCATCCTGTGATCACTTTTCCCAGTTGGAAATTATGTTTTCAGAAGGAAATATATCAGTGAGATAACACAATATAGTTATTCTTCATGTGTGTTTACTACTGGCAAATATACAATTCCAAAAGGTCAACATAGATAACCATCTTGACATCCAAAAAGGCTCTTTACCCTTAGCAACCCAAGATTTGTCTTTAAAAATGAGGTTACTTATAGAAATCATGTACATATaagtgtaaaattaaaaaaaaacaagctctGGTTGTTTgcagttgaaattaaaaggtagcaagttaaaaaaaagttgaacagaCTTAACTAAATTTACTAGTTCATATTTATTATGAAGATGTTTTCAATAATACTTCATGCATGATAAATTAAATAAACTAATAGAGTGTGACAAATCAACATCATACTTTCCTCAAAACAACTTCATCACAAACAGAAAAGAATAAACACACTGTTTATATTTCCAATacatcagaaaataaaaaatattacccaTAACAACTATctagttttttctttaaagcaCTGTTGATTTTAATCTGTTTTTCAAGCtctaaaaaatattgacaaCTGTTACAGAAATCTTCTAAACAACGAACATTTGCTTGCCTTTTGACtaaattgttttaatttcttctgTCGGACAGTCTAATTATTTATTTGTGCTGTTGCATCGCATTGCACAATGAAAAAGTAAACTGTAGCTTCTCAAAATATTAGGAAGAGTGagcagaaaacatttttcaaaaaaaaaaaattctaaataccCTGATTTTTCTTGTGATACTCTGTGATAAGTtcactaaaataaaattgaaagtcAAATAATATTATACTGGCTTTAAAGGTAAATTCCCCAATGTTAGGCATGAGataagtaacaaaaaaattaatattaataGGCTAAATTTGTCTGAAAGTACTGAATATATATTAGTTTAACGActattaaaacattttcatCTTCATCTGGGACCAAAATAGGACCAATTCTTTAAAGCTGGGTCAAGCCAACCAATTCAGAATAGACAGGTTAATCTTAAATAAAACCATAAACCCTAATATCACTTTAAATGCTTGTCAAAagcacataatcctatacattttcttgatcacctTTTCTTAAACTGTACATAATTGTACATAGGCaaagtttaaattaatttttttgtatcaatGAGTCATTGCTGacattatcaaaatttaaatgacatatcttttttatgtCATTCTGCCTAggatttttccaaagtttagtGACTAGTatttaaacaaatattacaCTAACAATCAATAAAACGTCTGTTGCAGGGGAAAAATATGACACATACCTTGTCGACATtaatttttgcttaaaaatgtgaaagtttgAATGTGCTTGTTTCTTTACTGTATTCATTTCCTAACAAGCAATACACATGCAGTTAAAGTTACTCCAAAAAATATGTAAAGCAAACTATACACAGAAGGTCGATGTTAAAACTACTTTTCTAAGCTAAACTTTTTATGGGTCCATTAACAGTGCTCTCAAGAGATCAGTGTGTAAATTTGATCATTGATTGTACTCGCAACTAATTACCTCCCTCAGTTTTTTACAGTTCGGACAGACATCATTTACAGTCTCCTCTGCAACAGTAATCTCATTAATACCATTGCTAACAATGGGTGAGTAGCTCAAGGGTTTCGTCTCCTTAACATTAATATTTATTTGCCCCACTTCTTTGTCACAGTTTTCATTTAGTTTATTCTCACTTGTCACTTCTGAagtcttttttaaacttttctcaCTCAATAAATGATTTGGATCTGTGATAGCTATGACAGGAATTTGGCTGCTAACATCAGCACTTTTTAAAaggcttaaattttttttagatattgcATGAATAAGACTTTTTGAAGCCATTGCTGAAACTTCCTGGTTATTTAATTCATCTTTTAAATCGTTGGTTCTCATCTCAGTTCTGCTATTTATAACTTTATCAACAGCACACACTGCAAACTTAGAGTGCTGAACAGTAGAACTCGTTTCTTCAGTGTCCTGACAATTTTGCATAATGCTGTGGATAGATCCTGTTGATGATTTGTCGATTTTTGGCTTTTCCAATTGGACATCGGCAACATCATTTTTAAACGTGGTAGTACCAGATTTTACAGACAACAAAGAAAGTTCTGCAAACTCAGCAGCAGCTTGTCGGGCTTCattctctttttcatttttcatctcAAAATAATCTTTCCAACTGCACATAACcttgtattttttgtaaatctaaaatattaaaaaaaaagttttgcagaTGGTAAAAGCAAACATTTTAGGTAAAACTGTAATGTGTTTTGCAACTGTAATTTGAAAagtttgaattttgaaaattaagcaAAGACCTATTTTCTCAgaaaactttgtttacattaattaTGTCATggcaaatattaaaatttttatacagTTGGGGGACATGTAATCTAAAACTTATTGCAGGGAACCACAATTGAGAGGATGAAAAATACATGGAATATTGAATTGGTGTCACACTATGTAAGCAATTGTTGCAAAGTGCCAAATGTGTGTGAAGATAGTCTACAGGTTAGTAAGAAAATCAAAAACTAAAATAGTTCATCTGCAAATTGAGATAAAAATACTcgcatgctcaaaaacttgtcTTTAAAAGTTATGAAGcaagaattttttgttgttgttttgggaGTTATTggcaagattttttttttaatttacacagcaagaatttttttgttgttgtttgaaggTTATGCAACAAGAaatattcttgtgctgtttcgaAAGCTATATATACAGCAAGAATTTCcctgtgctgttttgaaagttaaacAGAATATAattgtgttgttttaaaagttatatataCACATCAAGTTACATATACGTGAGTTCTTTGAGAATTTATACacttaaaataatgaaaaaaaaaaaagttattttcataAAACGTTTAGTGTTCTCTTAATGTTTTTGCGAAGTCTTATcaaaaaatctaaatctaaGAGCAAAATCTTTATATGGACTATAGTTTAGTCGACAATATTTAAAGTTCTTAacaacattaaaattatttatttaaaattcataacagaggagggtgttacgacaaacGTATTTTACCGTGTCtctattatttttcctaaataacTAAAAGTCCTGCAGtattaaattttatcaaacgCAAATGttaaacatatataaaaatcctaatgaaggagggtgttacgacaataataattcttttttcacaaGATGGATAAGAAAATGTTGgtttgtttttctcttttttttcttttaaacttttttgctttattatttttttcttttcgtaaaAATTAGGGTCGGTGGGGCCCGTAGgacaactaattaagttggagtcatCTAAACAAGAAGGAAGCTTACGACGACAAAagtatttttgatttaaaaaaacaacaaaaaaacaattatttatatttaatggTGTTATTCTCTCATGCGTTAATTAAGTGATtattataatgtttaaagatgtatcaTGACAATCTCCATGTGGATCGCGAAAAACACAATGCATTGTAAAAGTCGACCTCAAAATAGAGTGCAACTTTCACGATGCTAAAAAAATATACCATCAAGACAGCATCGCGAATCGTGCGTGATGCACATGATATGCGGTCCACTATGTTAGGAGTCCTGATCCCAATACTGTGTATGTTTTTatgaaacaaaaacattcttacATGATTAAAATAACAcgggataaaaaaaaaattcttactttGTTATGTCTAAAAATTTGTTTCGATAATCACATTAACGGTGAACACCATTATTGAACAAAAGCCAACTTAGTACATACATATTTTTGGTTTCTTACGACATCACGCAGCATACATAGCTCAACAGGACTTGTAAAGATTCACTCACTTTTTGGTCATCCTACAGTGATTAAAGTTTATCGCGGTTTCGGGCAGTGAGGAAGACAAGCGAATTTCTACTAGGTAGCAGAACATTATTACTGtaggaaaattaattttcaagaatttagCAACATGCGAAAGAGGGTAAACAGAGAAAGTTACAACTTTgagactgtttttgttttgttatcacAAAATCACTTCCCACAAAATCACTTTTATTACACTTTATTGTGTATAATCATTTgaagttttgttttcaaatgtAGCAAACTAAACGAGGTACCTGTTGTCTTTCAAGATGTTttgatacaaaaaaaatcatgataaatatgaatatatacatgcagcaatatttatttttttccgaaTGATAActcatgtttaaaaattttaaaacttatttatcaCAGTGAAACATCATTCTATTCTGCAgaagatatttatttcaaaacatgataaaaaaaa
The genomic region above belongs to Hydractinia symbiolongicarpus strain clone_291-10 chromosome 4, HSymV2.1, whole genome shotgun sequence and contains:
- the LOC130641103 gene encoding mucin-16-like isoform X2 codes for the protein MCSWKDYFEMKNEKENEARQAAAEFAELSLLSVKSGTTTFKNDVADVQLEKPKIDKSSTGSIHSIMQNCQDTEETSSTVQHSKFAVCAVDKVINSRTEMRTNDLKDELNNQEVSAMASKSLIHAISKKNLSLLKSADVSSQIPVIAITDPNHLLSEKSLKKTSEVTSENKLNENCDKEVGQININVKETKPLSYSPIVSNGINEITVAEETVNDVCPNCKKLREEMNTVKKQAHSNFHIFKQKLMSTSELITEYHKKNQELEKQIKINSALKKKLDSCYGENGSLRIQLEKTVQANEPLKKTIQRLEYEKSVAQVEKGEIEKHLASIQTDADEAKELIFSSKMKQEALRKEKQEFIKQHEKEKKKVLNQAKLVDKLNEKLKQSRVQVKNLIAARKQFEKEKEKLTKEIHKLQTKNRTSMQKPRPGKASRKSPSGVLSPSPSPPHYHHNTAIDNQAQGRKTLLKNMVFKKESKSPSSSSASSDSSCESESESDDDLKYRLNQILRSTMTSSTRLRLPTYLSPPLSPMPPSPLRVPNSNNNNKGEFNRNSPLVEEAEKIPDVDVDIEDSDIAMNDEATLFGDISQSDNDEDFTPLAEIPMENTNSIDENVPRNSDKIEHLSENSFKNVLGTLMETTISLNNSLTNNTQYKETLNNTESQETLNNAVYEETLNNTEYEGTMNNTEAKAKENLEKQDNEKCTFNESEVINKSLNSTKTDFIVSSVGYNLSSPKQQSAIYNCTELVGKKKMQPHHSRSLSFSGTNSDSAFRPVTRSISNLCIKNFEKEFNSKNESITFLSQDTSSQNFKAKKTSSDIEPEPPSAMQNVVKHEDKKIHRNTFKEESLSKSKTGKGNSIITNCRDVSKTFDLNSEITMDLSCSIKDQDIDESETICSFTNNVANKPPSVSNDTESKHHDVVTHNKSLPSIISLRKRKASASELNPPKTKMKLTPSPLPVDVNEKESRVVDKNITVHTNDDKENTEQKKETIFPDDTASEKNTDPKKNDSGSVKSNLSDEIIVIKKKPLTTRVKKYTNKRRTIITKRKHFVSIAMPILLESISDNKPASKPSLFEEHANDSEVASFDLATNTSDKKEVHGNNINRDKATGDIYLSPITSEDSHKNSVVDRIPVATSLSIFTTIASHNCPKVTFTCAKTNPASVTRTTRSVLRRHSLFSGSSTSSVPAQRIDRSRSLSPSMFKPPSPPLSPIPPSPRRSMLTPIISPLPTTPLPESVSPLPPSPKITSPPLIRGSALLCSDNSTVFVPKPLAHKSLNAAKELNFSRTVANSVKNTDATYIQNVMSGTIVNFSRGLVASTATSQGNLEVHKPLVSNPMRQNAAEKIIERADVNFASKSHYEQHAACAKKLKTFLSNSNKKQGHNTKRLCNSSTISKAPLSKVPKTITSSVSFKQSEVVETTSKLNQVSKLSSTYTTTSAAFTTTSVLMYSVASPAVDTGVSSVTDVIMSQATNIRMLPKNPTATPLARLPKTISLAVTSVSSVITPTLPAVDSTVSTGMEAFTSVVTSVSLPVTTPNLPTRGNNVSAALDSCILPIVDTISLAVNSISSSVATPTVVAVHTTVPATMNDCTSDKKSPILTVIKPKSLPKDTTISVTMNTCTSLSLVTTSSVVTSAITSLVTAKLPITCTTTSIAMDSCTLQHTYITVPRTSNTSLLPAISATTCSSTTTCSSLLTTMPQCIVKATPAFIGTTISVVTRDSNRKHENRVSHPIVSGAVSKKQNPQPLLKGDSSRYVSSSEDDCLQIITEDSSQDETSSKPQKATIPKKKQPIMNSLSSAHKFTEHLTRPVSEKEVTAKISATETKEEEGEISNSDEEALRIAPEVDKQKKTIGNMEISVVAAPGKVKRFPTNISKKLDKNKKKRNPKETEVGFTLKLLQKYLNTSINQDNLIAALRDRQNLSHVINLNKAYLLLLRTCEETLLPKILRCLETGDSICECEGNMCQVCSQLTCQCPRELPDFCTECNKRRAQQNSGELDLDAQLRKNIFRVCHPKAEKLCTPILTPAEHSLLMIFQEITREKHLENACNSLLNLLHETIFSNQEMLSCERMALCRFYAATCRVYDRLDELVSFIYSLAYDSLPISYPMVFVTCYSVWPSILARADIWSHNQDGSEKLTLYKVKLSPLSAVLQLVALGDAVARKESTCQKILEKLLDIKWSSNACYYEDVASELFSLLCNSQLSYVTKSEDGRLVMCEFVFPVIKAMQVLCKRLGWEWCYNALIVEKSWNVLRAWSEGEKSVCNDTVAIVIRLIGHLCRGGFACGYRDFTELASTLSSFLQKILDCETAESVHIATAYTLLDIAPSDPEKCSFVLRTWLDQCEKAYTIPQSLRQNISYLAPR